The following proteins are encoded in a genomic region of Catellatospora sp. TT07R-123:
- a CDS encoding hemolysin III family protein encodes MTGTAERATRLRPVDIGKPRMRGWLHAYAFFVALVCGIVLVSIAAFRPGAAPVASVAVYSLTVCGLFGISGLYHRRVWSERGYQTMRRLDHAMIFIFIAGTYTPFCVLLLDHGKALLLLALVWGGAIGGAVVSLIWPHAPRWVSAPLYLALGWVAVAVLPDILHRGGVTALVLLLVGGAAYSVGAVFYALRRPNPWPEVFGHHEFFHACTLVAAICHHIAIYFALFA; translated from the coding sequence ATGACCGGCACCGCCGAACGCGCCACCCGCCTGCGCCCCGTCGACATCGGCAAGCCCCGCATGCGCGGCTGGCTGCACGCGTACGCCTTCTTCGTCGCCCTGGTCTGCGGCATCGTCCTCGTCAGCATCGCCGCCTTCCGGCCCGGGGCCGCGCCGGTCGCCAGCGTCGCGGTCTACAGCCTGACCGTGTGCGGGCTGTTCGGGATCAGCGGCCTCTACCACCGCCGGGTCTGGAGCGAGCGCGGCTACCAGACCATGCGCCGCCTCGACCACGCGATGATCTTCATATTCATCGCCGGCACGTACACGCCGTTCTGCGTGCTGCTGCTCGACCACGGCAAGGCCCTGCTGCTGCTCGCGCTGGTCTGGGGCGGCGCGATCGGCGGCGCGGTGGTGTCGCTGATCTGGCCGCACGCCCCGCGCTGGGTCTCCGCACCGCTCTACCTGGCGCTGGGCTGGGTGGCGGTCGCGGTCCTGCCCGACATCCTGCACCGGGGCGGCGTCACGGCCCTGGTGCTGCTGCTGGTCGGCGGGGCGGCGTACAGCGTCGGCGCGGTCTTCTACGCGCTGCGGCGGCCGAACCCGTGGCCCGAGGTCTTCGGCCACCACGAGTTCTTCCACGCCTGCACGCTGGTGGCCGCCATCTGCCACCACATCGCCATCTACTTCGCCCTCTTCGCCTGA
- a CDS encoding pentapeptide repeat-containing protein, whose translation MERTRLRADCTNCFGLCCVALPFTASSDFAVTKDAGQPCTNLGADFRCGIHARLRDRGYTGCTVYDCFGAGQQTSQVTFGGRSWRDDPATAAPMYAAFPVQRQLHELLWYLADAQDLAAAAPLRAELARAYAETEQLTLGSPGELAALDVAEHRARVNTLLVRAGELARAAVRPKPKDRRGADLIGARLRNADLRGANLRGAYLIGADLRGADLRLAELIGADLRGADLRGADLSEAIYLTQFQINAARGDRTTRLPAVLARPGHWAG comes from the coding sequence ATGGAGCGGACGAGGCTGCGCGCCGACTGTACGAACTGCTTCGGCCTGTGCTGCGTGGCGCTGCCGTTCACCGCCTCGTCCGACTTCGCCGTCACCAAGGACGCCGGGCAGCCCTGCACGAACCTCGGTGCCGACTTCCGCTGCGGCATCCACGCCCGCCTGCGCGACCGCGGCTACACCGGCTGCACCGTGTACGACTGCTTCGGCGCGGGGCAGCAGACCTCGCAGGTGACCTTCGGCGGCCGCAGCTGGCGCGACGACCCCGCCACCGCCGCACCCATGTACGCCGCCTTCCCGGTCCAGCGCCAGCTGCACGAGCTGCTCTGGTACCTCGCCGACGCGCAGGACCTGGCCGCCGCCGCCCCGCTGCGCGCCGAGCTCGCGCGGGCGTACGCCGAGACCGAGCAGCTGACCCTGGGCAGCCCCGGGGAACTGGCCGCGCTCGATGTCGCCGAGCACCGGGCGAGGGTCAACACGCTGCTGGTCCGGGCCGGGGAGCTGGCCCGCGCCGCCGTACGCCCGAAGCCGAAGGACCGCCGCGGCGCCGACCTGATCGGCGCCCGCCTGCGCAACGCGGACCTGCGCGGGGCCAACCTGCGCGGTGCGTACCTCATCGGCGCGGACCTGCGCGGCGCGGACCTGCGGCTGGCCGAGCTGATCGGCGCGGACCTGCGCGGGGCGGACCTGCGGGGCGCCGATCTCAGCGAGGCGATCTACCTGACCCAGTTCCAGATCAACGCCGCCCGGGGCGACCGGACCACCCGGCTGCCCGCCGTGCTCGCCCGCCCGGGGCACTGGGCGGGCTGA
- a CDS encoding biotin-dependent carboxyltransferase family protein — MLEVLSPGPLATVQDLGRTGYAELGVPRAGALDGDALRLGNRLVGNPAGAAGIEFTYGTARLRARTTLWCALTGAPGPATAGGRPAPYGIGFALPAGAELVLGAPVAGIRGYLAVAGGVAVTPVLGSRSTDTLAGLGPPPLRAGDVLPVGAPAGPPGAVDFTPVSAPGAHLRLRVRFGPRDDWFTAPRELLGRAYTVGEGDRIGVRLRGPALARARTGELPSEGLLAGAVQVPGDGQPLVFLADHPTTGGYPVVAVVHPADLGSLAQARPGTTVTFHGSQR; from the coding sequence ATGCTTGAGGTCCTGTCGCCCGGCCCGCTGGCCACCGTCCAGGACCTGGGCCGCACCGGGTACGCCGAGCTGGGCGTGCCGCGCGCCGGAGCTCTCGACGGCGACGCGCTGCGGCTGGGCAACCGGCTCGTCGGCAACCCGGCCGGGGCGGCCGGGATCGAGTTCACCTACGGCACGGCCCGGCTGCGGGCGCGCACGACGCTGTGGTGCGCGCTCACCGGCGCGCCCGGCCCCGCCACCGCCGGCGGGCGGCCCGCGCCGTACGGGATCGGCTTCGCGCTGCCCGCCGGGGCCGAACTGGTGCTCGGCGCACCCGTCGCGGGCATCCGCGGCTACCTCGCCGTCGCCGGCGGGGTCGCGGTCACGCCGGTGCTCGGCTCGCGCAGCACCGACACCCTGGCCGGGCTCGGGCCGCCGCCGCTGCGCGCCGGAGACGTGCTGCCGGTCGGCGCCCCGGCCGGGCCGCCCGGGGCGGTCGACTTCACCCCGGTGTCGGCGCCAGGGGCGCACCTGCGGCTGCGGGTGCGGTTCGGGCCGCGCGACGACTGGTTCACCGCGCCCAGGGAACTGCTCGGGCGGGCGTACACGGTGGGGGAGGGCGACCGGATCGGCGTACGGCTGCGCGGCCCGGCCCTGGCCCGCGCCCGCACCGGCGAGCTGCCCAGCGAAGGACTGCTCGCGGGCGCGGTGCAGGTGCCCGGCGACGGGCAGCCGCTGGTCTTCCTCGCCGACCACCCCACCACCGGCGGGTACCCCGTCGTCGCGGTCGTCCACCCCGCCGACCTGGGCAGCCTCGCCCAGGCGCGTCCGGGCACTACTGTGACTTTCCATGGATCTCAACGCTGA
- a CDS encoding acyl-CoA dehydrogenase — translation MSHYQSNLRDLEFNLFEVFATPFGEGPFADVDADTARSVLSEIDRMARVDLAASYADADRNPPVYDPATFTVKMPESFKRSFKTWMDAEFWRLDMPGDLGGSNAPRTLTWAFAELVLGSNAPVWMFGSGPSFAHVLFVEGTEEQKEWAKLFVDKKWGSTMVLTEPDAGSDVGAGRTKAVRQEDGSWHIEGVKRFITSGEHDMSENIIHYVLARPEGHALGTKGLSLFVVPKFHFDAQTGELGERNGVFVTNVEHKMGIKVSTTCETTFGGHGVPAKGWLVGEVHEGIRQMFLIIENARMMVGTKAIATLSTGYLNALSYAKERVQGADLLQMTDKSAPRVTISHHPDVRRSLLLQKSYAEGLRALVAYTAYWQDRVKLAEFAGDEKAAGRAAKINDLLLPLVKGCGSERAFEILGSEALQTFGGSGFLQDYPLEQYVRDSKIDSLYEGTTAIQSLDLVFRKIVRDNGRSLMAVAGEIQEFLTNEAGNGQLKEERAALAAALGDVQAMLGTFTGWLAESQTEDPRSLYKVGLHSRRLLLALGDLVVGWLLLRRADVALAALSAEPNAADTAFYSGVVATARFFSREVLPRLGSDRRIVELATLDAMDLDEAAF, via the coding sequence ATGAGCCACTACCAGAGCAACCTGCGGGATCTCGAGTTCAACCTGTTCGAGGTGTTCGCCACCCCCTTCGGTGAGGGGCCGTTCGCGGACGTGGACGCGGACACGGCCCGCAGCGTGCTGAGCGAGATCGACCGCATGGCGCGCGTCGACCTGGCCGCCAGCTACGCCGATGCCGACCGCAACCCGCCGGTGTACGACCCGGCCACGTTCACGGTCAAGATGCCCGAGAGCTTCAAGCGCTCCTTCAAGACCTGGATGGACGCGGAGTTCTGGCGCCTGGACATGCCGGGCGACCTCGGCGGCAGCAACGCCCCGCGTACGCTGACCTGGGCCTTCGCGGAGCTGGTGCTCGGCTCGAACGCGCCCGTCTGGATGTTCGGCTCCGGCCCGTCCTTCGCGCACGTGCTGTTCGTTGAGGGCACCGAGGAGCAGAAGGAGTGGGCCAAGCTCTTCGTCGACAAGAAGTGGGGCTCCACGATGGTGCTGACCGAGCCCGACGCGGGCTCGGACGTCGGCGCCGGCCGCACCAAGGCGGTCAGGCAGGAGGACGGCTCCTGGCACATCGAGGGCGTGAAGCGCTTCATCACCTCGGGCGAGCACGACATGTCCGAGAACATCATCCACTACGTGCTGGCGCGGCCCGAGGGCCACGCGCTCGGCACGAAGGGCCTCTCGCTGTTCGTGGTGCCGAAGTTCCACTTCGACGCGCAGACCGGTGAGCTGGGCGAGCGCAACGGCGTCTTCGTCACCAACGTCGAGCACAAGATGGGCATCAAGGTCTCCACCACCTGCGAGACCACCTTCGGCGGGCACGGCGTCCCGGCCAAGGGCTGGCTCGTCGGCGAGGTGCACGAGGGCATCCGGCAGATGTTCCTCATCATCGAGAACGCCCGCATGATGGTCGGCACCAAGGCGATCGCCACCCTGTCGACCGGCTACCTGAACGCGCTTTCGTACGCCAAGGAGCGGGTGCAGGGCGCCGACCTGCTGCAGATGACCGACAAGAGCGCGCCGCGGGTCACCATCTCGCACCACCCGGACGTGCGCCGCTCGCTGCTGCTGCAGAAGTCGTACGCCGAGGGCCTGCGCGCGCTGGTCGCCTACACCGCGTACTGGCAGGACCGGGTCAAGCTGGCCGAGTTCGCCGGGGACGAGAAGGCCGCCGGGCGCGCCGCGAAGATCAACGACCTGCTGCTGCCGCTGGTCAAGGGCTGCGGTTCGGAGCGGGCGTTCGAGATCCTGGGCAGCGAGGCGCTGCAGACCTTCGGCGGCTCCGGCTTCCTGCAGGACTACCCGCTGGAGCAGTACGTCCGCGACTCGAAGATCGACTCCCTGTACGAGGGCACCACCGCGATCCAGAGCCTCGACCTGGTCTTCCGTAAGATCGTGCGGGACAACGGCCGCTCGCTGATGGCCGTCGCCGGGGAGATCCAGGAGTTCCTCACCAACGAGGCCGGCAACGGCCAGCTCAAGGAGGAGCGCGCCGCCCTGGCCGCCGCCCTCGGCGACGTGCAGGCCATGCTCGGCACCTTCACCGGCTGGCTGGCCGAGTCGCAGACCGAGGACCCCCGCTCGCTGTACAAGGTCGGCCTGCACTCCCGCCGCCTGCTGCTGGCCCTGGGCGACCTGGTCGTCGGCTGGCTGCTGCTGCGCCGCGCCGACGTGGCGCTGGCGGCCCTGTCCGCCGAGCCGAACGCCGCCGACACCGCGTTCTACAGCGGCGTCGTGGCCACCGCGCGGTTCTTCTCCCGCGAGGTGCTGCCGCGGCTGGGCTCCGACCGTCGCATCGTCGAGCTGGCCACGCTCGACGCGATGGACCTGGACGAGGCCGCTTTCTGA
- a CDS encoding LamB/YcsF family protein has translation MDLNADLGEGFGRWTLGDDEALLDVVTSANVACGFHAGDAGTMRRSCALAARRGVAVGAQVGYRDLAGFGRRFIEYDLGQLRDELVYQIGALRGLADAEGAQVRYLKPHGALYHATAHVDAIVEAAQTTGLPVLCAPGSPLATAAGDALVPTYAEGFADRAYRADGTLLPRDKPGAVIHDQEEVVARALLMTVDQRVIALDGTVLPHAVDSICLHGDTPGAVVLARAVRAALEDAEVRLTPFIR, from the coding sequence ATGGATCTCAACGCTGATCTCGGGGAAGGCTTCGGGCGCTGGACCCTCGGCGACGACGAAGCCCTGCTCGACGTCGTGACCAGCGCCAACGTCGCCTGCGGCTTCCACGCCGGGGACGCCGGCACGATGCGGCGCAGCTGCGCGCTCGCCGCCCGCCGCGGGGTCGCCGTCGGCGCCCAGGTCGGCTACCGCGACCTGGCCGGATTCGGTCGCCGCTTCATCGAGTACGACCTGGGCCAGCTCCGCGACGAGCTCGTCTACCAGATCGGGGCGCTGCGGGGGCTGGCCGACGCCGAGGGCGCCCAGGTCCGCTACCTCAAGCCGCACGGGGCGCTCTACCACGCGACCGCGCACGTCGACGCCATCGTCGAGGCCGCCCAGACCACCGGGCTGCCCGTGCTCTGCGCCCCCGGCTCGCCGCTGGCCACCGCCGCCGGGGACGCGCTCGTGCCCACGTACGCGGAGGGTTTCGCGGACCGGGCGTACCGGGCTGACGGGACGCTGCTGCCGCGGGACAAGCCCGGGGCGGTCATCCACGATCAGGAGGAGGTCGTGGCGCGGGCGCTGCTGATGACGGTCGACCAGCGGGTGATCGCGCTGGACGGGACGGTGCTGCCGCACGCGGTCGACTCGATCTGCCTGCACGGGGACACGCCGGGTGCGGTGGTGCTGGCGCGGGCGGTCCGGGCGGCGCTGGAGGACGCCGAGGTCCGACTGACCCCGTTCATCCGCTGA
- a CDS encoding histidine phosphatase family protein yields MSGADERPRTLLLLRHAKADRPVGLPDPDRPLTDRGHADAAAAGAWLVHQGYVPDLVVCSPARRTRQTWHGVAVALSGAGSPTVHYERPIYEGSADDLLDVLRAVPPEHRTVLLIGHNPSISQLSALLDAGGGEVDSDGLRTCGIAVHAVENDWAALDTAKLTAAHTPRADAS; encoded by the coding sequence CTGTCCGGCGCCGATGAGCGCCCGCGCACCCTGCTGCTGCTGCGCCATGCCAAGGCCGACCGGCCGGTCGGGTTGCCCGACCCGGACCGGCCGCTGACCGACCGGGGGCACGCCGACGCGGCCGCCGCAGGCGCCTGGCTGGTGCACCAGGGCTACGTGCCCGATCTGGTCGTCTGCTCCCCGGCCCGCCGCACCCGCCAGACCTGGCACGGCGTCGCCGTCGCCCTGTCCGGGGCGGGCTCGCCGACGGTCCACTACGAGCGGCCGATCTACGAGGGCTCGGCCGACGACCTGCTCGACGTCCTGCGGGCGGTGCCGCCCGAGCACCGGACCGTCCTGCTGATCGGCCACAATCCGTCGATCTCGCAGCTGTCGGCCCTGCTCGACGCGGGCGGGGGCGAGGTCGATTCCGACGGCCTGCGCACCTGCGGCATCGCCGTACACGCCGTCGAGAACGACTGGGCCGCCCTCGACACGGCCAAGCTCACCGCCGCCCACACTCCCCGCGCCGACGCCTCCTGA
- a CDS encoding NHL domain-containing thioredoxin family protein produces MATISRVRAPELRGRGWLNTGGKELTLKDLRGKIILLDFWTFCCINCLHVLDELRPLEQKYADVLVVIGVHSPKFEHERDPQALAAAVERYGVDHPVLDDPELVTWQHYAAKAWPTLSVVDPEGYVVASMAGEGHAEGLVRLLDQLIAEHEAKGTLHRGDGPFVPPPPADTLLRFPGKALPLPDGRVLVSDSARHRLAVLDADLGRVVQHIGSGSRGRADGTAERAAFSEPQGVCALPGPVAELVGYDLVVADTVNHLLRGVKLADWSVTTVAGTGRQWRSSVDDHAHDARSMDLSSPWDVAYYDGKVIVAMAGTHTLWWFDPVKRTVGVYAGTTVEALRDGPLPDVWLAQPSGLSVSPDGRRLWLADSETSSLRWIEDGVLHTAVGQGLFDFGHVDGPADEALLQHPLGVCALADGSVLIADTYNGAVRRYADGTVSTVERDLAEPSDIVVTAAGDVLVVESAAHRLVRLAPTVTAYVDGGRHRVERPPALLAPGEVTLDVIFTPAPGQKLDHSFGDPTRLEVSASPAELLLDGGGVTTQLSRRLVLNPAVERGVLQVVAQAATCDADAEHAACHLTRQDWGVPIVIDPEGADRLPLVLRGLDAD; encoded by the coding sequence ATGGCGACGATCTCGCGGGTACGCGCACCTGAGCTGCGCGGACGGGGCTGGCTGAACACCGGCGGCAAGGAGCTCACGCTCAAGGACCTGCGTGGCAAGATCATTTTGCTCGATTTCTGGACCTTCTGCTGCATAAATTGCCTGCACGTCCTCGACGAGCTGCGCCCGCTGGAGCAGAAGTACGCCGACGTGCTCGTCGTCATCGGGGTGCACTCGCCCAAGTTCGAGCACGAGCGCGACCCGCAGGCGCTGGCCGCCGCCGTCGAGCGCTACGGCGTGGACCACCCGGTGCTCGACGACCCCGAGCTGGTCACCTGGCAGCACTACGCCGCCAAGGCGTGGCCGACCCTGTCCGTGGTCGACCCCGAGGGATACGTCGTGGCCTCGATGGCCGGCGAGGGCCACGCCGAGGGCCTGGTGCGGCTGCTCGACCAGCTCATCGCCGAGCACGAGGCCAAGGGCACGCTGCACCGCGGCGACGGCCCGTTCGTGCCCCCGCCCCCGGCCGACACCCTGCTCCGCTTCCCCGGCAAGGCGCTGCCGCTGCCCGACGGGCGCGTGCTCGTCTCCGACTCGGCCCGGCACCGCCTGGCCGTGCTCGACGCCGACCTCGGCCGGGTCGTCCAGCACATCGGCTCCGGCAGCCGTGGCCGGGCCGACGGCACCGCCGAGCGGGCCGCGTTCTCCGAGCCGCAGGGCGTCTGCGCGCTGCCCGGCCCGGTGGCCGAGCTCGTCGGGTACGACCTCGTCGTCGCCGACACCGTCAACCACCTGCTGCGCGGGGTGAAGCTCGCCGACTGGAGCGTCACCACCGTCGCGGGCACCGGACGGCAGTGGCGCTCCAGCGTGGACGACCACGCCCACGACGCCCGCTCGATGGACCTCTCCTCGCCCTGGGACGTGGCGTACTACGACGGCAAGGTGATCGTCGCGATGGCGGGCACCCATACGCTGTGGTGGTTCGATCCGGTCAAGCGCACCGTCGGGGTGTACGCGGGCACCACGGTCGAGGCCCTGCGCGACGGCCCGCTGCCCGACGTGTGGCTGGCCCAGCCCTCGGGCCTGTCCGTGTCGCCCGACGGCCGCCGGCTGTGGCTGGCCGACTCGGAGACCAGCTCGCTGCGCTGGATCGAGGACGGCGTGCTGCACACCGCCGTCGGCCAGGGCCTGTTCGACTTCGGCCACGTGGACGGCCCCGCCGACGAGGCGCTGCTCCAGCACCCGCTCGGGGTGTGCGCGCTGGCCGACGGCTCGGTCCTGATCGCCGACACCTACAACGGGGCCGTGCGCCGGTATGCCGACGGCACCGTGTCCACCGTCGAGCGGGACCTGGCCGAGCCGAGCGACATCGTGGTGACCGCCGCCGGAGACGTGCTGGTGGTCGAGTCCGCGGCCCACCGGCTGGTCCGCCTGGCCCCGACCGTCACCGCGTACGTCGACGGCGGCCGGCACCGGGTCGAGCGCCCGCCGGCGCTGCTCGCCCCCGGCGAGGTCACCCTCGACGTCATCTTCACGCCCGCGCCCGGCCAGAAGCTGGACCACAGCTTCGGCGACCCGACCCGGCTGGAGGTGTCGGCGTCCCCGGCCGAGCTGCTGCTCGACGGCGGCGGCGTCACCACGCAGCTGAGCCGACGGCTGGTGCTGAACCCGGCGGTCGAGCGCGGGGTGCTCCAGGTGGTGGCCCAGGCGGCGACGTGCGATGCCGACGCCGAGCACGCCGCATGCCACCTGACCAGGCAGGACTGGGGGGTGCCGATCGTGATCGACCCCGAGGGCGCCGACCGGCTCCCGCTGGTCCTGCGCGGCCTCGACGCCGACTGA
- a CDS encoding allophanate hydrolase subunit 1 has translation MRVRQYGWDGLLLEVDDPAGWFRLLSDARERGELVCEELVPGAATVLLRGVTRRPDWSGWTVRTRAAAPAGQVEIPVHWDGPDLDDVARRWDGDPARVLRGVEFTVAFCGFAPGFGYLTGLPEPLRLPRLDSPRTRVPAGSVALAGPYAGVYPRSSPGGWRLVGHTRLTLFDPDRQPPALLAPGMTVRFVDA, from the coding sequence GTGCGCGTCAGACAGTACGGATGGGACGGTCTGCTGCTGGAGGTCGACGACCCGGCGGGCTGGTTCCGGCTGCTGAGCGACGCCCGCGAGCGCGGCGAGCTCGTCTGCGAGGAGCTGGTGCCCGGCGCCGCCACGGTGCTGCTGCGCGGCGTCACCCGGCGCCCGGACTGGAGCGGCTGGACGGTCCGGACCCGCGCCGCCGCCCCCGCCGGGCAGGTCGAGATCCCGGTGCACTGGGACGGCCCCGACCTCGACGACGTGGCCCGGCGCTGGGACGGCGACCCCGCGCGGGTGCTGCGCGGCGTCGAGTTCACCGTGGCGTTCTGCGGGTTCGCCCCGGGGTTCGGCTACCTCACCGGGCTGCCCGAGCCGCTGCGGCTGCCCCGGCTCGACTCGCCCCGCACCCGGGTCCCCGCCGGGTCGGTGGCGCTCGCGGGGCCGTACGCGGGGGTGTATCCGCGCAGCTCCCCGGGCGGATGGCGGCTGGTCGGGCATACCCGGCTGACCCTGTTCGACCCGGACCGGCAGCCGCCCGCGCTGCTGGCGCCCGGCATGACGGTCAGATTCGTCGATGCTTGA
- a CDS encoding PP2C family protein-serine/threonine phosphatase — MLVAVRIPVALSGGRPLSPGFRAGLGAAFVLLVLISAVELADGRPARYVGLMATVPFLAAVFAPWQAVLFAGGVATAAGTVFAFFSGLGDVSSFINVIGVGLASGIAAVVAMVRQRQAERIAELAKLATIAQQAVLRTLGPKVGTLSVAGRYISATAAADIGGDLYEALDTPYGVRMIIGDVRGKGLDAVRTASIVLGSYRHVAYERADLRAIVADLDRAVARSVGDEDFVTACLVEERGGTLTIVNCGHPAPILIRRGEVITLDPPAPAPPLGFMPVVRSRVERLEPGDRLLMLTDGLAEARRDGEFFPITDRAWKLLGHGTVSDGLASVESALMEWVQDRLDDDIALILMEYTGPMQAPAPVPSWELGAAN; from the coding sequence ATGCTGGTTGCCGTACGCATACCAGTTGCCCTGTCGGGCGGACGCCCGCTCAGTCCCGGTTTCCGCGCCGGTCTCGGCGCGGCCTTCGTGCTGCTCGTGTTGATCAGCGCCGTGGAGCTCGCCGACGGCAGGCCCGCCCGGTACGTCGGCCTGATGGCGACGGTCCCCTTCCTGGCCGCGGTGTTCGCGCCCTGGCAGGCGGTGCTGTTCGCGGGCGGGGTGGCCACCGCGGCCGGCACGGTGTTCGCGTTCTTCAGCGGCCTGGGCGACGTCTCGTCGTTCATCAACGTGATCGGGGTCGGCCTGGCCAGCGGCATCGCCGCGGTGGTGGCGATGGTGCGCCAGCGGCAGGCCGAGCGCATCGCCGAGCTGGCCAAACTCGCGACCATCGCCCAGCAGGCGGTGCTGCGCACGCTCGGCCCGAAGGTCGGCACGCTGTCGGTGGCGGGCCGCTATATCTCCGCGACCGCCGCCGCCGACATCGGCGGCGACCTCTACGAAGCCCTGGACACGCCGTACGGCGTCCGCATGATCATCGGGGACGTGCGCGGGAAGGGCCTGGACGCGGTACGCACGGCGAGCATCGTGCTCGGCTCGTACCGTCATGTGGCCTATGAGCGCGCGGACCTGCGCGCGATCGTCGCGGACCTGGACCGGGCGGTCGCCCGCAGCGTCGGCGACGAGGACTTCGTGACGGCGTGCCTGGTCGAGGAGCGGGGCGGCACGCTGACCATCGTCAACTGCGGCCACCCGGCGCCGATCCTCATCCGCCGGGGCGAGGTCATCACCCTGGACCCGCCCGCACCGGCGCCGCCGCTGGGCTTCATGCCGGTGGTGCGCAGCCGGGTGGAGCGCCTGGAGCCGGGCGACCGGCTCCTGATGCTCACCGACGGGCTGGCCGAGGCGCGCCGTGACGGGGAGTTCTTCCCGATCACCGACCGCGCCTGGAAACTGCTGGGCCACGGCACCGTCTCCGACGGGCTCGCGTCGGTCGAGTCGGCGCTGATGGAGTGGGTGCAGGACCGGCTCGACGACGACATCGCCCTGATCCTGATGGAGTACACGGGGCCGATGCAGGCCCCGGCGCCCGTGCCCAGCTGGGAGCTGGGCGCCGCCAACTGA
- a CDS encoding MFS transporter, with amino-acid sequence MLRDALPARREARRQLVGTLFSSLGRGLTLPFLFIYLTEVRHLPGSSVGLAIGWFGLLTLLLSPLGGALIDRYGARRVVLPALALSSLGSGSLALVGTVWQAFAALTVCGLGGATIWAGQNTIMTTLTSDQERQRVFGLQFALLNLGIGVGSALAGSVVDVARPGTFQFIYLADMLCYAGPFVILLTMPQVGRRLVRDEPAAGRRASGGYAQVLRHRPFRRLMIFSVLLTVSGYAQLEVGFTGFATKVAGASTRIVGYSFTCNTIVIVLAQLLVIRMLQGRSRTRALMTVGALFAAAWLVLGVAGYVDGRDSVVSAVGVIAFGGIFALGETLLSPINPALVNELASDELRGRYNALSSMVWGISAVIAPVSAGPLLAAGLGGVWIVLVAVGCLAASAVAFTLRGLITAEQDGLPAPAPAPAPVLSHA; translated from the coding sequence ATGTTGCGCGATGCCCTACCAGCCCGCCGCGAGGCCCGGCGCCAGCTCGTCGGCACCCTCTTCTCCTCGCTCGGGCGGGGGCTCACCCTGCCGTTCCTCTTCATCTACCTGACCGAGGTGCGGCACCTGCCCGGGTCCAGCGTCGGCCTGGCCATCGGCTGGTTCGGACTGCTCACCCTGCTGCTGTCGCCGCTGGGCGGCGCCCTGATCGACCGGTACGGCGCCCGCCGGGTGGTCCTGCCCGCGCTGGCGCTCTCCTCGCTCGGTTCCGGTTCGCTGGCCCTGGTCGGCACCGTCTGGCAGGCGTTCGCCGCGCTCACGGTGTGCGGCCTCGGCGGTGCGACCATCTGGGCCGGGCAGAACACCATCATGACGACGCTGACCAGCGACCAGGAGCGCCAGCGCGTCTTCGGTCTCCAGTTCGCGCTGCTCAACCTCGGCATCGGCGTCGGCTCGGCGCTGGCCGGCTCCGTCGTGGACGTCGCCCGGCCCGGCACGTTCCAGTTCATCTACCTGGCCGACATGCTCTGCTACGCCGGGCCGTTCGTGATCCTGCTGACCATGCCCCAGGTAGGGCGGCGGCTGGTCAGGGACGAGCCCGCGGCGGGCCGCAGGGCGAGCGGGGGGTACGCGCAGGTGCTGCGCCACCGCCCGTTCCGCCGCCTGATGATCTTCAGTGTGCTGCTGACCGTCTCCGGGTACGCGCAGCTGGAGGTGGGCTTCACCGGGTTCGCCACCAAGGTCGCCGGGGCGAGCACGCGGATCGTCGGATACTCCTTCACCTGCAACACCATCGTGATCGTGCTGGCCCAGCTGCTGGTCATCCGGATGCTCCAGGGACGCAGCCGCACCCGCGCGCTGATGACCGTCGGCGCCCTGTTCGCGGCCGCCTGGCTCGTGCTCGGCGTCGCCGGATACGTCGACGGGCGTGACAGCGTGGTGAGCGCCGTCGGCGTGATCGCTTTCGGCGGCATCTTCGCGCTCGGCGAGACACTGCTGTCACCGATCAACCCGGCGCTGGTCAACGAGCTGGCCAGCGACGAGCTGCGCGGCCGGTACAACGCACTGTCGTCCATGGTCTGGGGCATCTCGGCCGTCATCGCGCCGGTCAGCGCCGGGCCGCTGCTGGCGGCCGGGCTCGGCGGCGTGTGGATCGTCCTGGTCGCGGTGGGCTGCCTGGCGGCGTCGGCGGTCGCGTTCACCCTGCGCGGCCTCATCACCGCCGAGCAGGACGGCCTGCCCGCCCCGGCGCCCGCCCCCGCCCCAGTCCTCTCCCACGCCTGA